One window of Thermus hydrothermalis genomic DNA carries:
- the pruA gene encoding L-glutamate gamma-semialdehyde dehydrogenase, with protein sequence MTVEPFRNQPIETFQTEEAKREMKEALKRVRAEFGRHWGLYIDGAWVDTPARILSLNPSAPSEVVGSTAKAGRAEAEAALEAAWRAFRAWKDWPQEDRSRLLLKAAALMKRRRRELEATLVYEIGKNWVEASAEVAEAIDFLEYYARQALKYKYPSVEVVPYPGEDNESFYIPLGAGVVIAPWNFPIAIFTGMIAGPVAVGNTVVAKPAEDTVVIAAKVFEIFHEAGFPPGVVNFLPGEGKEVGAYLVEHPRTRFINFTGSLEVGLWIQEAAAKLAPGQRWIKRVFLELGGKDAIIVDETADLEAATEGILVSAYGFQGQKCSAASRLIVTEKAFEPLMERVLARASRLVVGPAEENPDLGPVASKAQEEKILSYIEIGKGEGQLVLGGKRLEGEGYFIAPTVFTEVPPKARIAQEEIFGPVLSVIRVKDFGEALEVANDTVYGLTGGVYSRKREHLERARREFHVGNLYLNRKITGALVGVQPFGGFNLSGTDTKAGGPDYLLHFLQMKTVAERF encoded by the coding sequence ATGACGGTGGAGCCTTTCCGCAACCAACCCATAGAAACCTTCCAGACCGAGGAAGCCAAGCGGGAGATGAAGGAGGCCCTAAAGCGGGTCCGGGCCGAGTTTGGCCGCCACTGGGGCCTCTACATTGACGGGGCTTGGGTGGACACCCCGGCGAGGATCCTCTCCCTAAACCCCTCGGCCCCGAGCGAGGTGGTGGGGAGCACCGCCAAGGCGGGGCGGGCGGAGGCGGAGGCTGCCCTCGAGGCCGCCTGGCGGGCCTTCCGCGCCTGGAAGGACTGGCCCCAGGAGGACCGGAGCCGCCTCCTCCTCAAGGCCGCCGCCCTCATGAAAAGGCGCAGGCGGGAACTGGAGGCCACCTTGGTCTACGAGATCGGCAAGAACTGGGTGGAGGCCAGCGCCGAGGTGGCGGAGGCCATTGACTTCCTGGAGTACTACGCCCGCCAGGCCCTCAAGTACAAGTACCCCTCCGTGGAGGTGGTGCCCTACCCTGGGGAGGACAACGAGAGCTTCTACATCCCCTTGGGGGCCGGGGTGGTCATCGCCCCCTGGAACTTCCCCATCGCCATCTTCACCGGGATGATCGCCGGGCCCGTGGCGGTGGGGAACACCGTGGTGGCCAAGCCCGCCGAGGACACCGTGGTCATCGCCGCCAAGGTCTTTGAGATCTTCCACGAGGCGGGCTTCCCCCCGGGGGTGGTGAACTTCCTGCCCGGGGAAGGGAAGGAGGTGGGGGCCTACCTGGTGGAGCACCCCAGGACCCGGTTCATCAACTTCACGGGGAGCCTCGAGGTGGGGCTTTGGATCCAGGAGGCGGCGGCCAAACTGGCCCCTGGGCAGCGGTGGATCAAGCGGGTCTTCCTGGAGCTCGGCGGCAAGGACGCCATCATCGTGGACGAGACCGCCGACCTGGAGGCGGCCACGGAGGGCATCCTGGTTTCCGCCTACGGCTTCCAGGGGCAGAAGTGCTCGGCGGCAAGCCGCCTCATCGTCACGGAGAAGGCCTTTGAGCCTTTGATGGAGCGGGTCTTGGCGCGGGCGAGCCGCTTGGTGGTGGGCCCGGCGGAGGAGAACCCCGACCTCGGCCCCGTGGCCTCCAAGGCCCAGGAGGAGAAAATCCTTTCCTACATTGAAATCGGCAAGGGGGAAGGCCAGCTCGTCCTCGGGGGTAAGCGCCTGGAGGGGGAGGGCTACTTCATCGCCCCCACGGTCTTCACCGAGGTGCCGCCCAAGGCCAGGATCGCCCAGGAGGAGATCTTCGGCCCGGTGCTCTCCGTGATCCGGGTGAAGGACTTCGGCGAGGCCCTGGAGGTGGCGAACGATACCGTCTACGGCCTCACGGGCGGGGTCTACTCCCGCAAGCGGGAGCACCTGGAAAGGGCCAGGCGGGAGTTCCACGTGGGGAACCTCTACCTCAACCGCAAGATCACGGGGGCCCTGGTGGGGGTGCAGCCCTTCGGCGGCTTCAACCTCTCGGGCACGGACACCAAGGCCGGGGGGCCCGATTACCTCCTCCACTTCCTGCAGATGAAGACGGTGGCCGAGCGCTTCTAG
- a CDS encoding proline dehydrogenase, whose translation MNLDLIYRQTVLSVAGNPRVEALIKGRARSLVRRYVAGETLEEALEVAEALEAQGVHAILDLLGEMVRSEEEARAFQEGILGLVRALAEKPWPKYVSVKPTQLGLDLSEGLALELLRGILREAEPKGVFVRLDMEDSPRVEATLRLYKALREEGFSGVGVVLQSYLFRTEKDLWDLLPYRPNLRLVKGAYREPKEVAFQDKRLIDAEYLHLGKLALREGLYVAFATHDPRLIAEVKRYTEAFGIPRTAFEFQLLYGVRPEAQRRLAQEGYTVRAYVPYGKDWYPYLSRRIAERPENLFLVLRSLLGG comes from the coding sequence ATGAACCTGGACCTCATCTATCGGCAGACGGTGCTCTCCGTGGCGGGAAACCCCCGGGTGGAGGCCCTCATCAAGGGGCGGGCGAGAAGCCTGGTGCGCCGCTATGTGGCGGGGGAGACCCTGGAGGAGGCGCTTGAGGTGGCGGAGGCCCTCGAGGCCCAAGGGGTCCACGCCATCCTGGACCTCTTGGGCGAGATGGTGCGCTCGGAGGAGGAGGCCCGGGCCTTCCAGGAGGGGATTCTGGGCCTGGTCCGGGCCCTTGCCGAAAAGCCCTGGCCCAAGTACGTTTCCGTCAAGCCCACGCAGCTCGGCCTGGACCTTTCGGAGGGCCTCGCCCTGGAGCTTCTAAGGGGCATCCTGCGGGAAGCGGAGCCCAAAGGGGTCTTCGTCCGCCTGGACATGGAGGACTCCCCCCGGGTGGAGGCCACCTTGCGCCTCTACAAGGCCTTAAGGGAGGAGGGGTTTAGCGGGGTGGGGGTTGTGCTCCAAAGCTACCTTTTCCGCACGGAGAAGGACCTTTGGGACCTCCTGCCCTACCGCCCCAACCTGCGCCTTGTCAAAGGAGCCTACCGGGAGCCCAAGGAGGTGGCCTTCCAGGACAAGCGCCTCATTGACGCCGAGTACCTGCACCTGGGGAAGCTCGCCCTAAGGGAGGGGCTATACGTGGCCTTCGCCACCCACGACCCCAGGCTCATCGCCGAGGTGAAGCGCTACACCGAGGCCTTCGGTATCCCCAGGACCGCCTTTGAGTTCCAGCTCCTCTACGGGGTGCGCCCGGAGGCGCAGCGGCGCCTGGCCCAGGAGGGCTATACCGTGCGGGCCTACGTGCCCTACGGGAAGGACTGGTACCCCTACCTAAGCCGGCGCATCGCCGAGAGGCCGGAGAACCTCTTCTTGGTGCTAAGGAGCCTCTTGGGAGGCTAA
- a CDS encoding GntR family transcriptional regulator, with protein sequence MQTLGFRRPNQVREAVYSHLKDLLLSGRFAPGERLSEPLLAQELGVSRTPVREALMRLAEEGLVELVPGKGARVKAFTPEEVEEVYGVRALLEGEAAREAALRAAPWELDALEESLRAIDEALPEDYPEQMRRDLEFHRALVRLSGNRTLYRLYEDLLSTLALARSALPTLSQDEATRREHRAILSALRRKDPEGAKRAVEAHVYRFRDLVVAKLRKGGV encoded by the coding sequence ATGCAGACCTTGGGCTTCCGCCGACCCAACCAGGTGCGCGAGGCGGTCTACAGCCACCTCAAAGACCTCCTCCTCTCCGGGCGTTTCGCCCCTGGGGAAAGGCTTTCCGAGCCCCTTCTGGCCCAGGAGCTCGGGGTTTCCCGCACCCCGGTGCGGGAGGCCCTGATGCGTCTCGCCGAGGAGGGCCTTGTAGAGCTGGTGCCGGGCAAGGGGGCGAGGGTCAAGGCCTTCACCCCGGAGGAGGTGGAGGAGGTCTACGGGGTGCGGGCCCTTCTGGAGGGGGAGGCAGCGCGGGAAGCGGCCCTACGGGCCGCGCCTTGGGAGCTGGATGCCCTGGAAGAAAGCCTCCGGGCCATTGACGAGGCCCTCCCCGAGGACTACCCCGAGCAGATGCGCCGGGATTTGGAGTTCCATCGGGCCTTGGTGCGCCTTTCCGGGAACCGGACCCTGTACCGGCTTTACGAGGACCTGCTCTCCACACTGGCCCTGGCCCGGAGCGCCCTCCCCACCCTTTCCCAGGACGAGGCCACAAGGCGGGAGCACCGGGCCATCCTCTCGGCCCTGAGGCGGAAGGACCCCGAAGGCGCCAAGCGGGCGGTGGAGGCCCACGTGTACCGCTTCCGCGACCTGGTGGTGGCGAAGCTTCGGAAAGGAGGCGTATGA